A genomic window from Mesosutterella faecium includes:
- the aroG gene encoding 3-deoxy-7-phosphoheptulonate synthase AroG — MIQETDHIDRFMTDDLRIREIRELTPPAHLIHEFPCTDAASSTVHQAREAAHRIIHGESDRLLVIVGPCSIHDPKAAREYAKRLVEVRRALANDLEIIMRVYFEKPRTTVGWKGLINDPDLDGSYRINHGLRVARSLILDITEMGLPIGVEFLDMISPQYITDFVSWGAIGARTTESQVHRELASGLSCPIGFKNGTDGNTKIAVDAIGAANHPHSFLGVTKGGISAIVSTTGNEDCHLILRGGSRAPNYDAASVKAASEALSKAGHDPYLMIDASHANSRKICRNQIPVVEDIAGQVADGSRSIMGVMIESNLVEGRQDIVPGQPLVYGQSVTDACLGWDDTEVLLERLARAVRDRRARNQ, encoded by the coding sequence ATGATTCAGGAAACTGACCACATTGACCGTTTCATGACCGACGACCTCCGGATCAGGGAAATCCGCGAGCTCACGCCTCCCGCGCACCTCATCCACGAATTCCCCTGCACAGACGCCGCTTCCTCCACCGTCCACCAGGCCCGCGAAGCCGCCCACCGGATCATCCACGGCGAGTCCGACCGCCTGCTCGTGATCGTCGGCCCCTGCTCGATCCACGACCCGAAGGCCGCCCGCGAGTACGCGAAGCGGCTTGTCGAAGTGCGGCGGGCCCTCGCGAACGACCTGGAAATCATCATGCGGGTGTACTTCGAGAAGCCCCGCACCACGGTGGGCTGGAAGGGCCTCATCAACGACCCCGACCTCGACGGCTCCTACCGCATCAACCACGGCCTGCGCGTCGCCCGCAGCCTGATCCTCGACATCACGGAGATGGGACTGCCGATCGGCGTGGAGTTCCTCGACATGATCAGCCCCCAGTACATCACTGACTTCGTCTCCTGGGGCGCCATCGGGGCGAGGACCACCGAGAGCCAGGTCCACCGCGAGCTAGCCTCGGGCCTTTCCTGCCCGATCGGCTTCAAGAACGGCACCGACGGCAACACCAAGATCGCCGTCGATGCGATCGGGGCGGCCAACCACCCGCACAGCTTCCTCGGCGTCACCAAGGGCGGCATCTCGGCCATCGTGTCGACGACCGGCAACGAGGACTGCCACCTCATCCTCAGGGGCGGCAGCCGCGCTCCCAACTACGACGCCGCCAGCGTGAAGGCGGCCTCCGAAGCGCTCTCCAAGGCCGGTCACGACCCCTACCTCATGATCGATGCGAGCCACGCGAACAGCCGCAAGATCTGCCGCAACCAGATCCCCGTGGTGGAGGATATCGCGGGCCAGGTGGCCGACGGGAGCCGCAGCATCATGGGCGTCATGATTGAAAGCAACCTCGTGGAGGGCCGCCAGGACATCGTGCCCGGGCAGCCGCTGGTCTACGGGCAGTCCGTCACCGACGCCTGCCTCGGCTGGGACGACACCGAGGTGCTGCTTGAGCGGCTCGCCCGCGCCGTGCGCGACCGCCGCGCCCGCAACCAGTGA
- a CDS encoding phosphatidate cytidylyltransferase has product MMRLGIPIEAAYLLILTCLIFFAAIATGYGQWASSRAASIQQQQRIRIVNSRVRSSWWLIGIFAVAFWLGQGALLVVFAFISFFLLREFIALTPTHYTDHWALVIAFYVAIPVQYLLIAYEQYLFFTIFIPVYLFLLLPVVMAASHDTDRYLERVAKVQWGIMLAIFCVSHAPAISLLDFNRFSSNGPLMLVYFLMMVFFADLFAVLMSSILGGRPLQSNPNKTVKGTLAGSAMTLLCGLALFWLTPFRLWQAGLMTLAIIIAALMGDLVISSVKKSLGASYRSAEDDVYITRGVLERMAPLTFAAPVFYHLIVIFFMN; this is encoded by the coding sequence ATGATGCGACTTGGCATTCCCATTGAAGCGGCTTATCTTCTGATCCTCACCTGCCTGATCTTTTTTGCAGCGATCGCGACCGGCTACGGGCAGTGGGCCTCCTCGCGGGCGGCCAGCATCCAGCAGCAGCAGCGCATCCGGATCGTCAACTCCCGCGTGCGCTCCTCGTGGTGGCTTATCGGAATCTTCGCCGTTGCCTTCTGGCTCGGGCAGGGAGCGCTGCTCGTTGTCTTCGCCTTCATCTCGTTTTTCCTCCTGCGCGAGTTCATCGCGCTCACGCCGACGCACTACACGGATCACTGGGCGCTTGTCATAGCCTTTTATGTGGCCATCCCGGTCCAGTACCTGCTGATCGCCTACGAGCAGTACCTCTTTTTCACAATCTTCATCCCGGTGTACCTGTTCCTGCTGCTGCCCGTGGTCATGGCCGCAAGCCACGACACGGACCGCTACCTCGAGCGCGTCGCCAAGGTCCAGTGGGGCATCATGCTCGCCATCTTCTGCGTGAGCCACGCACCGGCCATCTCTCTGCTCGATTTCAACAGGTTTTCGAGCAACGGCCCGCTGATGCTCGTCTATTTTCTGATGATGGTGTTCTTTGCCGACCTGTTCGCCGTGCTGATGAGCTCCATTCTCGGCGGGCGCCCGCTGCAGTCCAACCCAAACAAAACGGTCAAGGGAACGCTCGCCGGCAGCGCGATGACGCTGCTTTGCGGTCTGGCCCTGTTCTGGCTCACGCCCTTCAGGCTCTGGCAGGCCGGGCTCATGACGCTTGCCATCATCATCGCCGCTCTCATGGGTGATCTGGTGATCTCCTCGGTGAAGAAAAGCCTGGGGGCGAGCTACCGCAGCGCCGAAGACGACGTCTACATCACGCGCGGCGTGCTCGAGCGCATGGCGCCCCTCACATTCGCGGCCCCGGTGTTCTACCACCTGATCGTCATTTTTTTCATGAACTGA
- a CDS encoding lysophospholipid acyltransferase family protein: protein MFDSIRLVTGITLLTKLLVGAYPQWQGCAPSRAQRIYFANHSSHMDAIVVWSSLPPELRQKTRPVAAKDYWEKGALRRRIAIKELRVVLIDRLHSGHTNPLDPLKEALRQGDSLIIFPEGTRRPQPLPSPFKSGLWRLMREFPQVELIPVYIENLHRSMPKGTLIPTPTICSVRFGAPLPHSVEDGKEEFLNRARDAVIKLASS, encoded by the coding sequence ATGTTTGACTCCATCAGACTTGTTACCGGGATCACCCTGCTCACGAAGCTGCTGGTCGGGGCCTACCCGCAGTGGCAGGGCTGTGCGCCGTCGCGCGCCCAGCGGATCTATTTTGCGAATCATTCGAGCCACATGGATGCCATCGTGGTCTGGTCTTCACTGCCGCCCGAGCTGCGGCAGAAGACCAGGCCCGTGGCTGCCAAGGACTACTGGGAGAAGGGCGCGCTTCGCCGCCGCATCGCCATCAAGGAGCTGCGTGTGGTTCTGATCGACCGGCTTCACTCCGGCCACACCAACCCTCTTGACCCGCTCAAGGAAGCGCTGCGCCAGGGCGACTCCCTCATCATCTTCCCGGAAGGCACCCGCCGGCCGCAGCCGCTGCCCTCGCCCTTTAAGAGCGGGCTGTGGAGGCTGATGCGCGAATTCCCGCAGGTCGAACTGATCCCCGTCTACATCGAGAACCTCCATCGCTCCATGCCCAAGGGCACCCTGATCCCGACGCCGACCATCTGCTCGGTGCGCTTCGGTGCGCCTCTGCCGCACAGCGTCGAGGACGGCAAGGAGGAGTTCCTTAACCGTGCCCGCGACGCCGTGATCAAACTGGCGAGTTCCTAA